Proteins encoded within one genomic window of Thermus oshimai DSM 12092:
- the icd gene encoding NADP-dependent isocitrate dehydrogenase yields MAYTRIQIPAEGERIRIQDGKLVVPDQPIIGFIEGDGTGPDIWRAAKPVLDAAVEKAYGSRRRIVWVELYAGEKANQVYGEPIWLPEETLEFIREYLVAIKGPLTTPVGGGIRSINVALRQELDLYACVRPVRWFKGVPSPVKHPELVNMVIFRENTEDIYAGIEWPAGSEEVKKVLDFLKREFPKAYAKIRFPETSGLGLKPVSREGTERLVAAAIDYAIKEDLPSVTLVHKGNIMKFTEGAFREWGYALARERYGAVPLDGGPWHVLKNPRTGREIVIKDMIADNFLQQILLRPDEYSVIATLNLNGDYISDALAAQVGGIGIAPGANINYLTGHAVFEATHGTAPKYAGQDKVNPSSVILSGEMMLRYLGWNEAADLIIQAMERTIAKGLVTYDFHRLLQAEGKPATLLRTSEFGRALIEHMD; encoded by the coding sequence ATGGCCTACACGCGTATCCAGATCCCGGCGGAGGGCGAACGGATCCGGATCCAGGACGGGAAGCTTGTGGTGCCCGACCAGCCCATCATCGGCTTCATCGAGGGGGACGGCACCGGGCCCGACATCTGGAGAGCGGCCAAGCCCGTCCTAGACGCGGCGGTAGAGAAGGCCTACGGAAGTAGGCGCCGCATCGTCTGGGTGGAGCTTTACGCGGGGGAAAAGGCCAACCAGGTCTACGGGGAGCCCATCTGGCTCCCCGAGGAAACCCTGGAGTTCATCCGGGAGTACCTGGTGGCCATCAAGGGCCCCCTGACCACCCCGGTGGGTGGGGGCATCCGCAGCATCAACGTGGCCCTGAGGCAGGAGCTGGACCTCTACGCCTGCGTGCGCCCCGTGCGCTGGTTCAAGGGGGTGCCGAGCCCAGTGAAGCACCCGGAGCTGGTGAACATGGTCATCTTCCGGGAAAACACCGAGGACATCTACGCGGGGATTGAGTGGCCCGCGGGGAGCGAGGAGGTGAAAAAGGTCCTGGACTTCCTCAAGCGGGAGTTCCCCAAGGCCTACGCCAAGATCCGCTTCCCCGAGACCTCGGGGCTCGGCCTAAAGCCCGTCTCCCGGGAGGGGACGGAACGGCTGGTGGCCGCGGCCATAGACTACGCCATCAAGGAGGACCTGCCCAGCGTCACCCTGGTGCACAAGGGCAACATCATGAAGTTCACGGAAGGGGCCTTCCGGGAGTGGGGCTACGCCCTAGCCCGGGAGCGCTACGGGGCGGTGCCCTTAGACGGCGGGCCCTGGCACGTGCTGAAAAACCCCCGCACCGGCCGGGAGATCGTCATCAAGGACATGATCGCCGACAACTTCCTGCAGCAGATCCTCCTCCGCCCCGACGAGTACTCGGTCATCGCCACCCTGAACCTCAACGGGGACTACATCTCCGACGCCCTGGCCGCCCAGGTGGGGGGGATCGGCATCGCCCCCGGGGCCAACATCAACTACCTCACGGGGCACGCGGTCTTTGAGGCCACCCACGGGACCGCCCCCAAGTACGCGGGCCAGGACAAGGTAAACCCCTCCAGCGTGATCCTCTCGGGGGAGATGATGCTCCGCTACCTGGGTTGGAACGAGGCCGCGGACCTCATCATCCAGGCCATGGAGCGCACCATCGCCAAGGGCCTGGTGACCTACGATTTCCACCGCCTCCTGCAGGCGGAAGGGAAGCCGGCCACCCTGCTCCGCACAAGCGAGTTCGGCCGGGCGCTGATTGAGCACATGGACTAA
- a CDS encoding YbjN domain-containing protein produces MRILLILLALAPLALAQGVVKGVTEAEVAALLKEAGIPYERTEPGRFRLEMAGLDKVWLSLEYCQGSSCGVLLLAAGFTLEEPPALEDLNLWNGEALLSRAYLDEEGAAWVESDLDLTGGVSREAVKVFLQTFAQETLPDFMEFIGFKP; encoded by the coding sequence GTGAGGATTCTTCTTATCCTATTGGCCCTCGCCCCCCTGGCCTTAGCCCAGGGTGTGGTGAAGGGGGTAACCGAGGCGGAGGTGGCCGCTCTCTTGAAAGAGGCGGGGATCCCCTATGAACGTACGGAGCCCGGCCGCTTCCGTCTGGAGATGGCGGGGCTGGACAAGGTCTGGCTGAGCCTGGAGTACTGCCAAGGGAGCTCCTGCGGGGTGCTCCTTCTGGCCGCGGGGTTTACCCTGGAGGAACCCCCGGCCTTGGAGGACCTCAACCTCTGGAACGGGGAGGCCCTCCTAAGCCGGGCCTATCTGGACGAGGAGGGCGCGGCCTGGGTGGAGTCCGACCTGGACCTCACCGGCGGGGTGAGCCGGGAAGCGGTGAAGGTCTTCTTGCAGACCTTTGCCCAGGAAACCCTGCCGGACTTCATGGAGTTCATCGGCTTTAAGCCTTGA
- a CDS encoding S9 family peptidase, which yields MEPELLFRLRFLSDLTPGPEGLPLFVLTEIQEGTPPRYLPRLALWDGSLRLLTQEEARKPRYAHPYVYFLRKVEERPELFRLDLRGGEAERLTRTGGVLDYFLGPKGEVAYLALKEAKGKDLPRVYETWPFKFDGRGLLPEGGVGLYLLGQEEPLLERHPYPKEAVFAPEGLYLVMPEDKVAQAEWRDSLFLLREGRLEKVYGGFGPIQGLTWSPEGLFFLGHAFERGGGTEARLYHLKGAEARVLFEGSLLNSLNSDLRYGNAFQGPFWGEDGVYLVRTERGEARLYRVDLEGRAEALTEGGSVLAFAKTEKGLFLLKEDFAQPARLEGPLGVFDPNAGLLSLKEPIRTVWRSPEGHEVEGWVLLPEGEGPHPLILYIHGGPHTAFGAAPMLELQLFRALGYAVAFSNPRGSTGYGQAFALLEGEWGERDERDLLGFLDHVLAHFPVDPSRVGVAGGSYGGYMTNWLTARHPERFRAAVTDRSICNWLSFFGASDIGPRFSWWELFAKPWERPEVLWEKSPLKYVQGVKTPTLVVHSEGDHRCPIDQGETWYTALFHLGVKTRFFRVPEEGHELSRSGRPDRRVARLRAYLDWWRENL from the coding sequence ATGGAACCCGAACTCCTCTTTCGCCTCCGCTTCCTTTCCGACCTCACCCCCGGCCCCGAGGGCCTGCCCCTTTTCGTCCTCACGGAGATCCAGGAAGGGACCCCACCCCGCTACCTCCCCCGCCTGGCCCTGTGGGACGGAAGCCTTCGCCTCCTCACCCAGGAGGAGGCCAGAAAGCCCCGCTACGCCCACCCCTACGTCTACTTCCTGCGAAAGGTGGAGGAGCGCCCCGAGCTCTTCCGCCTGGACTTAAGGGGCGGGGAGGCGGAGCGGCTCACCCGCACGGGCGGGGTGCTGGACTACTTTCTGGGGCCCAAGGGGGAGGTGGCCTACCTGGCCCTGAAGGAGGCCAAGGGAAAGGACCTCCCCCGGGTCTACGAGACCTGGCCCTTCAAGTTTGACGGGCGGGGCCTCCTGCCCGAGGGCGGGGTGGGGCTTTACCTCCTGGGGCAGGAGGAACCCCTCCTGGAGCGCCACCCCTACCCCAAGGAAGCCGTCTTCGCTCCCGAAGGGCTTTACCTGGTCATGCCCGAGGACAAGGTGGCCCAGGCGGAGTGGCGGGATAGCCTCTTTCTCCTCCGGGAAGGGAGGCTGGAAAAGGTCTACGGGGGCTTTGGGCCCATCCAAGGCCTCACCTGGAGCCCCGAGGGCCTCTTCTTCCTGGGCCACGCCTTTGAACGGGGGGGCGGGACGGAGGCCCGGCTCTACCACCTGAAGGGGGCCGAGGCCCGGGTCCTCTTTGAGGGAAGCCTCCTCAACTCCCTGAACTCCGACCTCCGCTACGGCAACGCCTTCCAGGGGCCCTTCTGGGGGGAGGACGGGGTCTATTTGGTGCGCACGGAGAGGGGGGAGGCCCGGCTTTACCGGGTGGACCTGGAGGGGAGGGCGGAGGCCCTCACGGAAGGGGGGAGCGTTCTCGCCTTCGCCAAAACGGAAAAGGGGCTTTTCCTCCTCAAGGAGGACTTCGCCCAGCCCGCCCGCCTCGAGGGCCCCCTGGGGGTCTTTGACCCGAACGCCGGGCTTCTTTCCCTTAAGGAGCCCATCCGCACCGTCTGGCGGAGCCCCGAAGGCCACGAGGTGGAGGGCTGGGTCCTCCTCCCCGAGGGGGAGGGCCCCCACCCCCTCATCCTCTACATCCACGGGGGGCCCCACACCGCCTTTGGGGCCGCCCCCATGCTGGAGCTCCAGCTCTTTAGGGCCCTAGGCTACGCCGTGGCCTTCTCCAACCCCCGGGGCTCCACGGGCTACGGCCAGGCCTTCGCCCTCCTGGAGGGGGAGTGGGGGGAGCGGGACGAGCGGGACCTCCTGGGCTTTCTGGACCACGTCCTGGCCCACTTCCCCGTGGACCCCAGCCGGGTGGGGGTGGCCGGGGGGAGCTACGGGGGGTACATGACCAACTGGCTCACCGCGCGCCACCCGGAGCGCTTCCGGGCGGCGGTCACCGACCGGAGCATCTGCAACTGGCTCAGCTTTTTCGGGGCCAGCGACATCGGCCCGCGCTTCAGCTGGTGGGAGCTCTTCGCCAAGCCCTGGGAACGGCCGGAGGTGCTCTGGGAAAAGAGCCCCCTGAAGTACGTCCAGGGGGTGAAGACCCCCACCCTGGTGGTCCACTCGGAGGGGGACCACCGCTGCCCCATAGACCAGGGGGAGACCTGGTACACCGCCCTCTTCCACCTGGGGGTGAAGACCCGCTTCTTTAGGGTGCCGGAGGAGGGGCACGAGCTTTCCCGCTCCGGCCGGCCCGACCGGCGGGTGGCCCGGCTCAGGGCCTATCTGGACTGGTGGCGGGAAAACCTCTGA